A window of Streptomyces sp. NBC_01241 genomic DNA:
CCCGCGGTACTCGGCTTCTTCCGCCCCTCCCAGCTCGATGTCGTGGTCATCGGCAGTGTGTGGACGGCGCAAGTACTGGCGCTGCGCACAGCCGGCACCGGTGCGCGCGTCGCCGTCGAGACGGCCAGGCCGCAGGCGTGGACGGGACTCGCGCAGGCCGCGGGCGGCGGGCAGCAGTGCATGACGGTGCACGACGTCAAGCAGGTGGGACCGCAGGGCGCGTCGGTCACCAGCCCCGTCCTGGTCGTGAGGGACTGCGGTATGCGCCCGCCGCGCAGCCGGCTGGCGACCGGGCCGTGGCAGTCCGTGCTGACGCTGCTGCCGTTCCTGGGCCCGACGGCGCCGAGGCTGCTCGGCAACGCGGGACTGGTCGGGATCCAGCGGGTCTCCCCGGAGGAGGCCGCGGTCCTCGCCCGGATTCTGCGGCTGCCCCGGGTACAGGCGGAGGCGCTGCCCGTACTCGGCGACGACATGGTGCTGTGGTGTACGACTCAGCACCGGAAGTTGGTCAAACTGCAACCGACCGATGTCGAGGCCGGGCTCATCGGAACCCCGCGCCGCCTGGACTGACTTGATCCTTGATCTGTGCGGTGGGTCCGCGGGTCCGCTCGTCGGGGAGCACAGCTGGTGCCGGGGGGCGTCGCCCGCCCACTGACGACGAGGAAATCCGACGCTGGACGACCACGCTGGACGGGCCACGCCGGTCGGCCGAGTCGGACGGGCCGCGCTGGACGGCCACGCCGGCGCGGGCCGGAAGCGGGCCGCCCCCGAACCGCTCGTGATCGACGCCGTGCCGGCCGATCGCGAGCGGTTCGGCTGACGAGCCCCCCGCCCTGCTAAGGCAGCACCGGCAGCAGCACCGGCAGGTGGCCGTCCGAGGCGGCGGCCGCCGTGACCCGCTCCTCGGGGACCTCCCCGTACAGCGTCGTACGCGGCTTCGCCGGCCGCCCGGCCAGCTCGGCGATGGCGACCAGGTCCTGGATGGAGCGGTACGAGCCGTAACTGGAGCCCGCCATCCGGGAGATGGTCTCCTCCATCAGCGTGCCACCCAGGTCGTTGGCACCCGAGCGCAGCATCTCGGCCGCGCCCTCCGTGCCGAGCTTGACCCAGCTGGTCTGGATGTTGGTGATGTGCGGGTGGAGCAGGAGGCGGGCCATGGCGGTGACGGCCCGGTTGTCACGGTCGGTGGGGCCGGGGCGGGCGATGCCGGCCAGGTAGACCGGAGCGTTGGTGTGGATGAACGGGAGGGTGACGAACTCCGTGAAGCCGCCGGTCTCCTGCTGGAGCCGGGCCAGGGTCCGCAGGTGGCCGAGCCAGTGGCGGGGCTGGTCGACGTGGCCGTACATCATCGTCGACGAGGAGCGCAGTCCCACCTCGTGGGCGGTCCTGATGACCTCCAGCCAGGTCGCCGTCGGCAGCTTGCCCTTGGTGAGGACCCAGCGGACCTCGTCGTCCAGGATCTCGGCCGCCGTGCCGGGGATCGAGCCGAGCCCGGCCTCCTTCGCGGCGAGAAGCCAGTCGCGGATCGACATGCCGGTGCGGGTGGCCCCGTTGACGACCTCCATCGGCGAGAAGGCGTGCACGTGCATGCCGGGGACGCGTTCCCGCACCGCCCGCGCGATGTCGAAGTACGCGGTGCCGGGCAGGTCCGGGTGGATGCCGCCCTGCATGCAGACCTCGACCGCGCCGACGTCCCACGCCTGCGCGGCCCGGTCCGCGACCTGGTCCAGGGAGAGGGTGTACGCGTCGGCGTCGGTGCGCCGCTGGGCGAAGGCGCAGAAACGGCAGCCGGTGTAGCAGACGTTGGTGAAGTTGATGTTCCTGGTGACGATGTACGTGACGTCGTCACCGACCACGTCACGGCGCAGGGTGTCCGCGATCCGGCAGAGTTCGTCGAGTGCCGGGCCGTCCGCGTGGAGGAGGGCGAGGGCCTGGTCGTCGGTGAGTTTCGTCGGGTCGTCGGCGGCCTGGCCGAGTGCCTGGCGTACGTCGGCGTCGATGCGGGACGGGACCATGCCGGGGGCGGCGGCCTCGCGGAGCGCGTCCCAGTCCCCGTACACCTCGTCGAAGTCCTCGCGGCGGTCGCCGGTGCGGCCCTCGGTGTCGATGGTGCGGTGCAGGTCGGTGCGGCCGGTGGCGCCGAACTCCTCGTCGGGTTCCTGCCAGGGCAGACCGGCGGGGATCGCGTCTTCGCGGGCCAGTCCCGTCTCCGGGTCGGCGAGGGCGCGGACGTGCGGGAGGAGGCGGGGGTCGAGCCAGGGTTCGCCGCGCTGGATGAACTCCGGGTAGATGGTGAGGCGTTCGCGGAGCGTGAAGCCCGACTCGGCGGTCTTCGCGGCCAGTTCATCGATGTGGGGCCAGGGGCGTTCGGGGTTCACGTGGTCGGGGGTGAGCGGGGAGACGCCGCCCCAGTCGTCGATGCCCGCGCCGATGAGCAGCGCGTACTCGGCGTCGACGAGGTTCGGCGGGGCCTGGATACGCGCGGACGGGCCGAGGATGTGCCGGGCGACGGCGATGGCCGCGGCCAGTTCCTCCAGCTCGACGTCCGGCATGCCGCGCATCGCCGTGTCCGGCTTGGCGCGGAAGTTCTGGACGATGACTTCCTGGATGCCGTGGTAGGCGCGGGCGGTCTTGCGCAGCGCGAAGAGGGAGTCGGCGCGCTCCTCGTACGATTCGCCGATCCCGATCAGGATGCCGGTGGTGAACGGGACGTTGGAGCGGCCCGCGTCTTCGAGGACGCGCAGGCGTACGGCCGGTTCCTTGTCCGGGGAGCCGTGGTGCGGGCCGCCCGGTTCGGACCACAGACGGGTGGCGGTCGTCTCCAGCATCATGCCCATGGACGGGGCGACGGGCTTGAGCCGCTGGAGGTCGGTCCAGGTCAGCACGCCCGGGTTGAGGTGCGGGAGGAGGCCGGTCTCCTCCAGGACCCGGATCGCCATGGCACGTACGTACGCGAGGGTGTCGTCGTACCCCTCGGCCTCCAGCCACTCCCGCGCCTCGGGCCAGCGGTCCTCGGGCCGGTCGCCGAGCGTGAACAGCGCTTCCTTGCAGCCCATGGCGGCGCCCTCGCGGGCAATGGCCAGCACCTCGTCGGGCGACAGGAACATCCCGTGACCCGCGCGCCGGAGCTTGCCGGGGACGGTGACGAAGGTGCAGTAGTGGCACGTGTCGCGGCAGAGCCGGGTCAGCGGGATGAAGACCTTGCGGGAGTACGTGATGACACCCGGCCGGCCCGCGGCTTCGAGCCCGGCGTCGCGCACCCGGGCGGCCGAGGCGGCGAGATCCGTCAACTCGTCGCCGCGCGCCTGGAGCAGAACGGCGGCCTCGGTCACATCGAGAGCGACACCGTCGCGGGCCCGCTTGAGGGCCCGCCGCATGGAGTTGGTGGTCGGGCGTCCGCGCTGAGGATCGGTCATGGAGCGAGCATACGATCGAGGCGCGCGGCCGAAACCCGGGCACTCCACTGAGCAGGACACCCCGGACCGGAAGTGCCCGTACAGGCAGCCGTTCTAGTTCGGCCGGTCCTCGCGCAGCGACAGGTTCAGCCGCTCGCTCGCCAGCCGCATGTGCTCCGCCATGGCCGCGTCCGCCGCCTCCGGGTCACCGGCCCGGATCGCGTCGAGCACCGCCCCGTGCTCGTGGAGTGTCCCGCTCACCGTGCCCTCGATGTCCCCGGCCCGCTCCATCCACACCTGGAGCAGCGCCCGGATCGAGTGCAGGATGTCGCTCAGGACGGTGTTGCGGGCGATGTTCGCCGTCTCCAGATGGAAGGCGATGTCGGCGTCGATGAACGCCTTGACGTCCGTGCCCGCCTCCCGCATCCGTTCCAGGTGGCCGGCGAGGCGTTCGACGTCCTCGGCGGAGGCCCGGTCCGCGGCGAGCCGCGCCGACATGCCCTCCATGAACGTACGGACCTCCACCAGGTCCTGCGTACGCCGCTGACCGAGCATCAGCCCCCAGTTGATCGCCCGCGGCAGGAACTCCGACGTCCCCTCGCGCACGTACGAACCCGACCCCGGCCGGATCTCGATGATGCCCAGCACGTCCAGCGCGGAGAGCGCCCCGCGCACGCTGGAGCGCGCGACCCCGAGCGCGTCGGCGAGCTGCCGTTCGGCGGGCAGCCGTGTACCCGGCTTCAGATTGCCCTCGGAGAGGTGGTCGAGGAGCCGCTTGGCCACCTCGCTGACCGAGGATTCACGCACGACAGGGCGCAGAAGTGACGTCAGATCGGGCACTTCGGACTGCGTGGAATCGGGCTCTTCGGGCTGCGTGGACACGTCGCCAAGTACATCAGACGTCGCCGTGTCCGGCTGGGGCGGGAGCACGGTAGCGCGCTCATCGGTCATCTTGACCCGCTCGTCGGAGCGACGTACGTCACTTTGGTTAATTGGTGACCAATTTTGGATTCGGGGCTAGCGTGTGTGCTGTCAGCGGGCCGGACATGGGTGTTTCTCCCCTATCCCCCCTTTGTCGCCATGTGACATAGAGCCGGACAAAGCGGTCCGGGAACCGAGGAGTCTCCATGGGCGCCACCGCGCATTCAGCCGAGAGATCAGCCGTCGAGAGATCGGCCATCAAGAAGGTCTCGGTCCGGCTCGTCCCGTTCGTGGCCCTGATGTTCTTCGTGAACTATCTGGACCGGACGGCGGTCTCCTTCGCCGAGCCGAACGGAATGGGTCAGGACCTCGCCCTCACCGCGGCGCAGTTCGGCTTCGCCTCGGGGATCTTCTTCATCGGCTACATCATTCTCGAAGTGCCCAGCAACATGGCGCTGCACAAGTTCGGCGCCCGCCGCTGGCTGGCCCGGATCATGGTGTCCTGGGGCATCGTCGCACTGCTGTTCACCTGGGTGCAGAACACCGAGCAGCTCTACACGCTGCGGTTCCTGCTCGGTGTCGCCGAGGCCGGCTTCTTCCCCGGCGCGATCCTCTTCCTGAGCCAGTGGGTGCCCTCCCGGCACCGTACGAAGGTGCTCGGCCTCTTCTACCTCGCCCAGCCGCTGACCACCGTGATCGGCGCCCCGCTGGCCGGCTGGTTCATCAACCAGCACGGGCTCTTCGGCCTCGAAGGCTGGCGCGTGATGTTCCTCGGCGTGTCCATCCCGGCGATCCTGCTCGGGATCATCGCCTGGTTCTACCTGATCGACCGGCCGGCCGATGCGAAGTGGCTGACGGCCACCGAGAAGGAGTGGCTGACCGCCGAACTGGCCGCCGAGAACGCCACGAAGACCGGCGCGGACGAGAAGACGAACCACGGCCGCGAGGCCCTGAAGGCCGCCTTCACCAACAGCCGCGTCTGGACCCTGGCGCTGATCTACTTCGGCTTCATCTACGGCCTGTACGCCCTGGCGTTCTTCCTGCCGACGATCATCAACGGCTTCCAGGAGCAGTTCGACACCTCGTTCAGCGTCATGGACAAGGCCCTGATCACGGCCATCCCGTACCTCCCGGCCGCGATCGTCCTGTTCTTCTGGTCTCGGCACGCCACCAAGCACGGCGTCGGCAAGTGGCACATCGCGGGCCCGGCCGTCGTCGGCGGC
This region includes:
- a CDS encoding bifunctional FO biosynthesis protein CofGH, with product MTDPQRGRPTTNSMRRALKRARDGVALDVTEAAVLLQARGDELTDLAASAARVRDAGLEAAGRPGVITYSRKVFIPLTRLCRDTCHYCTFVTVPGKLRRAGHGMFLSPDEVLAIAREGAAMGCKEALFTLGDRPEDRWPEAREWLEAEGYDDTLAYVRAMAIRVLEETGLLPHLNPGVLTWTDLQRLKPVAPSMGMMLETTATRLWSEPGGPHHGSPDKEPAVRLRVLEDAGRSNVPFTTGILIGIGESYEERADSLFALRKTARAYHGIQEVIVQNFRAKPDTAMRGMPDVELEELAAAIAVARHILGPSARIQAPPNLVDAEYALLIGAGIDDWGGVSPLTPDHVNPERPWPHIDELAAKTAESGFTLRERLTIYPEFIQRGEPWLDPRLLPHVRALADPETGLAREDAIPAGLPWQEPDEEFGATGRTDLHRTIDTEGRTGDRREDFDEVYGDWDALREAAAPGMVPSRIDADVRQALGQAADDPTKLTDDQALALLHADGPALDELCRIADTLRRDVVGDDVTYIVTRNINFTNVCYTGCRFCAFAQRRTDADAYTLSLDQVADRAAQAWDVGAVEVCMQGGIHPDLPGTAYFDIARAVRERVPGMHVHAFSPMEVVNGATRTGMSIRDWLLAAKEAGLGSIPGTAAEILDDEVRWVLTKGKLPTATWLEVIRTAHEVGLRSSSTMMYGHVDQPRHWLGHLRTLARLQQETGGFTEFVTLPFIHTNAPVYLAGIARPGPTDRDNRAVTAMARLLLHPHITNIQTSWVKLGTEGAAEMLRSGANDLGGTLMEETISRMAGSSYGSYRSIQDLVAIAELAGRPAKPRTTLYGEVPEERVTAAAASDGHLPVLLPVLP
- a CDS encoding FadR/GntR family transcriptional regulator — its product is MSTQPEEPDSTQSEVPDLTSLLRPVVRESSVSEVAKRLLDHLSEGNLKPGTRLPAERQLADALGVARSSVRGALSALDVLGIIEIRPGSGSYVREGTSEFLPRAINWGLMLGQRRTQDLVEVRTFMEGMSARLAADRASAEDVERLAGHLERMREAGTDVKAFIDADIAFHLETANIARNTVLSDILHSIRALLQVWMERAGDIEGTVSGTLHEHGAVLDAIRAGDPEAADAAMAEHMRLASERLNLSLREDRPN
- a CDS encoding MFS transporter, which codes for MGATAHSAERSAVERSAIKKVSVRLVPFVALMFFVNYLDRTAVSFAEPNGMGQDLALTAAQFGFASGIFFIGYIILEVPSNMALHKFGARRWLARIMVSWGIVALLFTWVQNTEQLYTLRFLLGVAEAGFFPGAILFLSQWVPSRHRTKVLGLFYLAQPLTTVIGAPLAGWFINQHGLFGLEGWRVMFLGVSIPAILLGIIAWFYLIDRPADAKWLTATEKEWLTAELAAENATKTGADEKTNHGREALKAAFTNSRVWTLALIYFGFIYGLYALAFFLPTIINGFQEQFDTSFSVMDKALITAIPYLPAAIVLFFWSRHATKHGVGKWHIAGPAVVGGVSIPIALYMGSPAATVAVITITACAIFAALPVFWSVPSQFLTGAAAAAGIALINTMGNVAGFAAGYVTGWLKDFSGDYYLPLFLVGAFMLMSAALMLWLANRSKGQDAGRGRSLVEAH